One window of Mesoplodon densirostris isolate mMesDen1 chromosome 15, mMesDen1 primary haplotype, whole genome shotgun sequence genomic DNA carries:
- the CCDC74B gene encoding LOW QUALITY PROTEIN: coiled-coil domain-containing protein 74B (The sequence of the model RefSeq protein was modified relative to this genomic sequence to represent the inferred CDS: inserted 1 base in 1 codon), translated as MSAAGVAAGLRPPSSGILGSRGALRPRLPAVPPYPGQHGAPVGLSEAQKRALDLEKTLQFLQQQHSETLVKLHEEIEHLKRENKDLHYKLIMNQKPQKKGSISSSSFQSKSISNTVVSGKARPQPTSSKKQDSKADVPQKSDLEEEPLVAALLHSSRVDKALGAQGLAKDKVESSNPAATLVAGSLHKGKXGARDAPSIRLPPHLCKPATLQQCEVVIRQLWNANLLQAQELQHLKSLLEGSQRPRAAPEEARPADSSLPRDQEALHPGATQLPKVATKGVSKKCLILSRAPVAECAILPALKQSLKSNFAERQRRLQAVQSRRLHYSVL; from the exons ATGAGCGCGGCGGGGGTGGCGGCCGGGCTGCGGCCCCCCAGCTCGGGGATCCTGGGCTCCCGGGGCGCGTTGCGCCCGCGCCTGCCCGCGGTCCCTCCGTACCCCGGGCAGCACGGCGCGCCGGTCGGACTCAGCGAGGCGCAGAAGCGGGCGCTGGACCTGGAGAAGACGCTGCAGTTCCTGCAGCAGCAGCACTCGGAGACGCTGGTCAAGCTCCACGAGGAAATCGAGCACCTGAAGCGGGAGAACAAGG ATCTCCACTACAAGCTAATCATGAATCAGAAGCCGCAgaagaaag GCAGCATCTCCAGTTCCAGCTTTCAGTCCAAGTCCATCTCGAATACAGTGGTGTCAG GCAAGGCCAGGCCCCAGCCCACCTCCTCTAAGAAGCAAGACTCGAAAGCTGACGTTCCCCAGAAGTCGGACCTGGAGGAGGAGCCCTTGGTTGCTGCCCTGCTTCACAGCAGCAGGGTGGACAAAGCCCTCGGGGCACAGGGGCTGGCCAA AGATAAAGTGGAGAGCTCTAATCCAGCAGCCACCTTGGTGGCCGGCAGCCTGCACAAGGGCA CAGGTGCCAGGGATGCCCCCTCGATAAGGCTGCCCCCGCACTTGTGCAAGCCCGCCACACTCCAGCAGTGCGAAGTGGTCATCCGCCAGCTGTGGAATGCCAACCTCCTGCAGGCCCAAGAG CTGCAGCACCTCAAGTCCCTCCTAGAAGGGAGCCAGAGACCCAGGGCTGCCCCCGAGGAGGCCAGGCCCG CTGACTCGTCCCTCCCCAGGGACCAGGAGGCTCTGCACCCGGGGGCCACGCAGCTCCCCAAGGTCGCCACCAAGGGCGTCTCTAAGAAATG cctgaTCCTGAGCCGGGCGCCCGTGGCGGAGTGCGCCATCCTGCCCGCACTGAAGCAGAGCCTCAAGAGCAACTTCGCCGAGCGGCAGAGACGGCTGCAGGCGGTGCAGAGCCGGCGGCTGCACTACTCGGTGCTCTGA